The Spirosoma oryzicola region ATGCAAATAGCGTGTAAGGCCCATCACCATAGCCTGTTTACCTGGATCTGCGAGCTACGCAATCGCAGCGGTCGTGAGATTCTTGATCTGCCCGTTGACTACACCATGCGGATGGCTTTTATCGGCTCACAACATACGTTGTCTAACGCCATCGAAGACTTAGCCAAGTGGGGACTGATCGAAGTGCTGATGAAGACTAAAGGGCAGGGTACCAAAGTCAGACTCGCTTTTGCATTTCTGCAAAAGCACTGCAAAAGCGATGCAAATGAGGAGGGCGCTTTTGCAGAAATGCAATTGCAAAAATGCAAATGCGGTGCAAATGAAATGCAAACAACTAAAATTAATAAAACTAAAAAAACTAAATATATATATAGGGGGCGTAAAAAAATTTCTGAAGAGTCAACAACCACCGACTCTCAAGAGCAGGAACCACTAACGACGGCACTACCCCTCGATCCGCCACCCGAACCGACTGCGCCCGACACTACTGTTCGTCTGAACGGCAAGGGTCAAATGATCAAACCTGACCTGCCGACCCTGACGGCTTTTGTGCTGGACAAAGGCGGTACCAAGCTAATGGCCGATGACATGTTCTACTTCTACACCTCCAAGGGCTGGATGGTCGGCAAAAGTCCCATGAAAGACTGGAATGCAGCGGCTCGCAACTGGATCTCTCGAAGCAAGTCGACTGAAAGCGCCCAGGCATCTCAGAAAAAACTAATCGTCTAACCAACTATCACAATGGCAACCTACGACGAACTCGGCATTGATGTCAAACTACATGGTAGCCGAAACCAGAAGGTCAAATGCCCTATGTGCAGTCACCAGCGCAAGGACAAACGCGACAAATCCTTGTCGGTCGACCTCACCCGGGGCTTGTACAACTGTCACTACTGTTCCTGGCACGGCTTCGTGACCGACAAAACCGATGAGGAAATACGGCAGGATCGTAAGAAGTACGCCAAGCCCGAACCCATTGAACTACCCCTCAATGAAAATACGGTTCGCTGGTTCAACCAGCAGCGCGGCATCGATCCTGAAACCTTGCAATACTTCCGCGTCAGTGAGTCCAAAGAATGGATGCCCGAACGCGATGGACACGCCGCGGGGAAGCGTAGTTGTATCAACTTCAATTACTTCCGCGACGGCGAAAAGGTCAACGTCAAGTATCGCGACAAACTCAAGTGCTTTCGCCTGACCAAAGATGCCGAGTTGGTGCTGTACAATCTGGACTCGCTCAAGAACCGGACGGACTGCTTAATCTGTGAGGGGGAGATTGATGCGATGACCTTCTACCAGGCAGGCCACTACGGCGCCGTGTCGGTACCCAACGGAGCGAGTAAGGGCAGCGCCAAGCTGGAATACCTCGACAACTGTTGGCCATCGCTCGAAAAGATGCAGAAGATCATTATCGCTGTAGATGGCGATCAGGCCGGAGAGTTTTTGAAAAACGAGTTGATCCGGCGCTTTGGCAAACACCGGTGTTGGGTAGTTGAATATCCTGCGGATTGCAAAGATGCCAATGAAGTGCTGCTCAAACACGGGGTGGAGACCGTCCGTACGTTGTGGCAATCAGCGGTCTCCCCTCCGTTGGAGTCGGTTTTACTGGTCGATGACCTGCGGGCCGAGTTGGAAGACATTGCCCTCAATGGCTGGCCCAAGTCGGACGCGATCGGTTATTCAGGGTTTGATCACCTGCTTCGGTTCCGGCGCGGGGAGGTCACCACAGTCACGGGTATTCCGGGTCACGGCAAAGGCGAGTTTACCGATCAGATCGCGATTCGACTGGCCTCCCGTCACGGTTGGAAAGCGGGCGTATTCTCCTACGAAGAGCCATCGTTCATCAAGATCATCAAGCTTTGCCAGAAGTACACCGGTTTGCCTTATTACCGCTCGGATAAGAACGCGATGATGAATGCCGCCCAGCGAAACGTAGCGCTCAACTTCGTTAACGACCATTTCTTTTTTATCGACATTGACACGGTTGACCTAACCATTGATGGCATTTTAGACAAGGGCCGTGAACTGGTTTTACGAAAAGGTATTGACCTATTAATCATTGACCCTTACAACTGCATCGAATCCAAACGGCAAGCCTTCCAGAGCGAAACCGAGTACGTTAGTGAAGTGATGGGTAAGATCACCCGTTTTGCCCGCTTGAATGACGTTCACGTGTTTTTGGTGGCTCACCCGACCAAAATGCGCAAGGACGACAAGGGCAACTATTACGTGCCGACGCTGTATGATATCGCAGGTTCGTCGAACTTCTTCAATAAGACCTATAACGGGCTGTGTGTCTACCGCAATTACGAAACCAATACGGCGAACGTACACGTACAGAAGGTTAAGTTTTTCTTCAACGGTCAGCTAGGTTCGCAGACCTTCCAGTTCGATGCCCACACGGGCCGCTATGCCGAGGAGGGCCACCCGGTCTGGCAAACCGAGATTGAGTACCAACAAAAGCGAAAGGTTCAATTAGCCATGGACTTAGAGCCTTCTACGCCACCATCAGCCGAAGCCAGTCAGCCCGAGCCGCCAAAGCCAACCGATTCGACTAGCTTTCAAGACCCCCTGGATAAGGAAGACGTTCCGTTCTAGCGAGTACACCGCTATGATCTTTTACGCTTCTAAGCGACCCCGCCTGAAGCTTAGTACCGCCAATCGACTATCAATCTAACCTGGCCCCGTACGGCCAACCGAACCAACTAAATCCGATGAGTACGCAACCACACGATGGGCCTGGTAGGGATTCTACACCCCAAACCGAAGCAACACCCGCATTTCCAGGTGTCATTCCAAGAACCAATTACTCGCTAGTGCTTCCGCTGATTGTTCGTCACGGCAACCAGGAAGCGGGGGCCATGCTAATCTACCGGGCTATCAGCCAGTACAAACAAAACGTCCTGCGCAATCTCTTGCAGAGCTACAGCGCCGACGATCATTCATCGACGGTTGAAGACCTGCGCGATCTGGAGCTACTGGAAGGCTACTCCCTCGAATTAGTATCAGCGCTTGAAACGGCGGCAAAAGCCAATTATCAAGCCTACTGCCAAACGGCTGACCCCGAGGAGTACCGCCAATCCTATCAGGAATGGGAACAGCAGGATGACAAGCGCTACAATGAGTACTACCAGACCTACAGCCGCTAGCCATGAAGGAGCTTATTGCGATTACGACCGGTGGGCAAGGCTCGCCCGTCGTATCAGCCCGTGAACTACACCGTTTTCTAGGCAACAGAAGACAGTTTGCGGACTGGATTAAAAACCGGATACGCCAATACGAACTTGTCGAAGGCCAAGACTACATATCGGTTTCACAAAATAGTGAAACCGGTGGACGGATGATTGAGTACGCCCTAACGCTCGATACCGCTAAAGAGCTATCGATGGTTGAACGGACGCCGAAGGGTAAACAGGCTCGGCAGTACTTCATTGATTGCGAAAAGCGGCTCCACAAACGAGCGCCCGCGCTGCCTAGTAGCCTCCTCGTCGATCATGCGCACCGAATCGCTGACCTGGAACAGCAGCTTAAGCAAATGATCGATTCGCAGCAACAGGCCGCTCGTTCGCTGCTTGACATACCGCGTAGTAGTGAGATTTTACCCGAAGAAACGACCCGCATCAAAGTACAACGGCTGGTCAACGCTTACTGCCGGGCGAAGAGTGTCGGCCAACAGGAAGTCTGGCGGAAGGTGTATGACCGTTTGTACTACCTCTACAAGATCAACATCCGCGCTCACAAACGCTCCGAGCGGGAAAGCTGGCTAGATGTCGTAGACCGTAAAGGCTACATGGACAAAGTGTACGCTATTGCCAGCGCGGAGCTAACCTACGAAGAGGAATGAGGGCACTAATTTACACTCGTGAGACTGGCCAAGGTGTCAGTCCTGCAACACCGGACCCATCGGCGATAGCGGCTGATCTGATCGTACGCATCGAAGGGCGCAGTAACTACGCCATCGTTCATACCAAAGACGGTAGTGCGCATTTGATCGCTAAAGGCCTGTCGGTACTGGCGAAGCAGTTGCCTACTTTCTGGCGAGTGCACAAGTCGCACCTGGTCAATCCGCACTACGTTGCCGGTTCGGTGGGCTCGGTTCGTTTCAATGCGCTGCTTCGACTCACAACGGGCTTCAGTGTACCGGTGTCCCGTAGGCAGCGAGCCGCTATCTGTGCTAAGCTCAGCCCGCTTAGCTTCCTGTAAGAAAATCTATCACTCCAGTTTCTTGTGCTGACCAATCCGGTTCAGCTTCACTATCTAATCTATGATTTCGATGAACACCCCAGCCAATACCAACGAAACGCCCCAAAACGCGCCATCCCAAATTGTTGTCAACAGTAAGCTTACCCTGACTCGCGAAGATTCGTGCTTAGTCGATATGATGAATCACCTGCCCATGATGAACGATACACGGGAAGAAGTAAGAAACTGGTTTCTGGCCTACGTCGAACGTGGCGACATCGGTACGCGGTCCTGCGATCACTACAAGTGCCTGGACGACTTCTTTAGTGCCATCATTTTGAAGCTTGTCGATGCGCAGAAAGGAGGACAGGCCAATGTATAATTCCCTGTTCATTAACTTCTATTTCCGTAAGTCTACTACGGACGCTACGCTCGGCTCGGTCAACGTTCGGGTAACGGTCAACGGTAAGCGAATAACCCTCGGTACGGTTACATCTGTCGCAGATTCGAGTTTGCCTAAATCGGTTATGATTCAGCGTGACCATTGGGACAAGCGCAAATTGAAAGTAAAACCCCAGAGTCCACACGCTGTATTGCTTAATAAGGCTATTGGCGAGTGTGAGCAGAAGCTCCAGAAGGTGTACGCGCAGCACGAAAGTTTCGATCAGAAGATGACCGCTAACGGCTTGAAAGGTGTCGTCAAACATGGTCAGCGGATGCTACTCACCTTTCCCGCTTTAATCGACAAGTTCTTGGAAGAGAAGGTTGCTTTAAAAACGAAAGCTTCGACCGTCGATACGTATCGGTTTAAGATTCGTCCGCTACTGGCTTTTTTAGAGTCCGAAAACGCGTCAGACCTGCCCGCCGTTGACTTTACACCGGGAACGCTCAAACGCTACCGGACGTACTTAATTACCCAGCGGGGTAACTCGGATCGCAACGCCGACAAAAGCTGTCAGGTTGTCAAAACCCTGCTTCTATGGGCCGCTGAGAGCGAGCTAATTCACAAAAACCCGTTGATGAACATTCGGATCAGGGTTGACAAAACGCCTAATCTGGAATGTGTGACACAAGAGGAATTGACTGTTTTGCGGGAAGCGGTCTTACTCCCTCAAATGCGGGAAGTGGCTGACTGTTTCGAGTTTGCTTGCTACACAGGACTAGCTTATCAGGACATGAAAACCCTGTCTCCTAAGAACCTGCAACTGGTGGAGGGTAAACACTGTATAGTAGGTTACCGGATGAAAACGGGTACGGAGTATTGTATTCCGGTTACGGAGCGGGTTTGGGCCTTGATGGACAAGTACGAAGGGGTCAACCTGCCTTTGCCCGCGCTTGACGATTATAACCCGTTACTCCGGCAAATCATGTTCACCGTAGGCATTGACAAACGGATTACGTCACACACGGCCCGTAAGACCTTCGCGGATTGGTGTATCAACGAAGTGGGGCTCAGTGAGGAAGCTACGATTGTGGCAATGGGTCAGAAAAACGCCAAGGAGCTAACCCCGTACCGCAAGACCAGACCTAAACGGTTGCTCGCTGAGTTCCCTACGGACTTGATGCGTCGACAGATTGATCGGGTTCCGTTTAAGCAGATCGTTAAAGCCTCATAAATAATGGACTATTATCGTAGGGCGCGAGAACGGATTGGCCTCGCGCCCTATGATAATAGCACTTGACGAGAGATCCATCGTATCAGCTATATCAATATGGATGCACTCACCGGATGCCTAGCCGTTGGCAGACCCTTAAGTAGGCACGGGTAAAGCCTAGTCCTATAAACCCTATAAGCGCAACGGCGACTTGGGCTGTCAGCTTAGCGTCCCTGCTCGGATAGGCGTTGATTGACCAGCAACCGAATGCGGATCAACGTACCCCGATCACTTGTTTCAATATCCATGCTGCCTTTCATCAACTCACATAAACGCTTGACAATAAACAGCCCAATGCCCTCCCCATCGGCTTTGGGCTGACTGGGCTGGTCTTTCTGCTCGCTGGTAGCCGGTATGGCATCGCTGGGATAGGTGGCGGGGCCTTCCGGCTGGTGCGAACTGGTCGGCTGCGCTAAGGATTGCAACTGATCGGCTAGTAGAGCGGTGGGGCCAGCGCTGAAACCAGGCCCCGTATCCTGCACACTGATGATCCAGCGCGTATCGTTTTCCATCGCCCAGGAAACGCTTACCCAACCTTGCTGGGTATATTTGAGGGCATTGACCAGCAAATTCTGCACCAACCGCTGCACCTTTAGCTCATCACCTACTACGGCCAATTTATCCGGTCCGTCTGCTTTTAAGAGCAGATTCTTGCTTTTGGCCACACTCTGAGCGCCTTTAACTAGGGAGTGCAGCAGTTGAGCCGCATCAAACGACTTGCTATGGAGGCTTTCCTGGCCCGCTTCCAGACGCGAGTAGTCCAGCAGTTGATTGAGCATGTGCTCGGTATCCTTCAGGTTGCGGCTTAGCATATCCAGAAACTGCGTTCGTTGTGCTTCATCGGTTGGCAGTTGCAGGAGCTGAGCGGCACTGCTGGCAATACCAAAGCTACCCCGCAAATCATGGGAGGCTTGCCGCAGATGATGGCCCCGTTGTTTGGTGAGCTGGTGCAGCTTGTCGAGCGATAACTCCAGGGTTTGTACCTGTTCGGCTGTGGCGGTCTGGCGAAGCTGGTCGTAGTACATCACACTGCCCATGCCCATCTCCTGGGAGAGTCGCAGCAGTTGACTGTGAGCCTGGGCCACAACTGTAGGTAAAGTTTGGGGATACAGGTCAAGAAACTGCCCAATCTCCTCCTCAAGAATTGCGTAGAATTTGGCCAGTTCATTCATCAGCTCCGCCAGCGAATAGCCGCGCTGCCGGCGGTGGAGTCCGTGCTGACCGGCTCTCTCGACGGGGGCGGTTTCGGGGGGCTCACTGGCAAGACGTTGGGTGAGGATATTCAGCAGGACGGGCAATTGGTCGTTAAACTCTTCGCGCGAAAAGCTGGTTCGGGTGTGCAGGTCCTCATCAATCGAACAACGGGTTCGCCACTGATTGAGAATGGACTCCCGGCGGGCGTACAGGTACTCCTTGAGCTGATTGATTTGATCGCCATACGGATCGGTTACTTTAGCCATAAACCCTGTTGAACAAGACGATGAGCTAGTGACAACGTGCCTAGGGAGGAAAGGTTTACTAGCCACACCGTTAAGCGGGTAACGGGTTGGGGGTCGCGGATTAGTCCTGGTTCATGACTTTTTACCTGGCATTGGTGATTTCCTAGCGTTGTGGCTGCCGTTTAATCACCATTTGGTGAGTGGCGGGAGTAATTCATTAGGTAGCTCGTTACTACCCTAGCTTAACCAGCTGATTACACCCGCTATGATTTATATTGTCGATGATAAGGCCGATAACCGTTTTCTGCTCGAACAGACCCTAAAACGAAATTGTCATTATAAAGACCCCATTCAATCGTTGCCTGATGGGTATTATCTGTTGCAACATATGGCAACCGTAACGGAGTTGCCCCAACTCATTTTGCTGGACCTGCATATGCCCCTGCTCAATGGCTACCAAACGCTCAAAGGCTTGAAACAGCATCTGGACTGGCAAACGATTCCAGTCGTGATCATTTCAGCGGATGCCTCTGAGCAGGAGGTGGAAGCGTGCTATGGGGAAGGGGCTGATATGGTGCTGATTCGTTGTCTGGACTGGCGTGCGTATTCGGCTTCGCTACGAGCGATTTGCCAGCGCTGGCTTTGAGCCACTGACGGCCACTAATTCGCCTAGTCGCGTGGGCCAAGTGACGACAATCAGGAATAACGGTTTGGCTTACAACAACCCGCGTTTCGTTTGTTCCTGGCCCGACCCATGCGGCTGGGCTGCTTGAGGTGATTGATTGCTATCTGTATACTCCCTAAACGCTGCGCCAATTGGGTTACTCGATTGTTAATTAGCGTCTGGCGCTCAATCGCCTGACGCGCACAAAGCAGTCCTTTTTGACAAACCTGTTTTGCCTGCTCTCGGGCAAGCGTGGCTCGATCGTTTTCTAGTGCCATTATCATGTCGTTTTACCCAGTCGACCCTAAATGGTAGTAATAACCAAATTGGCAAGCTTATGATTATGGCGAATAGCCAAAGCGACGAAAGACGATATCGATATAGCTTTCCCGCGCTTGAATGCGTATTTTTAAGTCCGTTTAGTCGTTAGCGACTAGCCGTACCTACCGTAACTTGTATAAATCTTCATGCTCATCTGTAAGCCTAAACAGGCTCAGCCTTGCTTTTTCTATCGGAGTAGCGCCGATCAACAGGCACTCAACACGTTTCTAGTCCACTGTGGAGGCTCACACGCCACATTCGAACCAACCGGTAAAGCGTTGTTTATCACCGATCGCAAAGGGCAGGCCGTTTCTATCTTCGTGATGCCTGGTTCATGGGTACGGTGTTTGGACAAGGGACAGTTCACCGCCGTGCCTGACCGGATCTTTCAGCAACAGTTCGAGCTGGTTTTAACCTAGTAAGTCGGTATTCGCTTCTATTTAGCCCCAAAACTATTCGTTCATAAATGGCAAACTCAGTAGAAAGCGCCTAAATTAGCGGTACCACAATACTTCATTTTTGTCTAACTTTTCATCTAGGTTATCATAACATCACTTATACAACAGCACAAACAACCATTGTAAGGTGTGGGGGGTCTTGTTATAAAACTCACAAGATGAAAAAAATAATAGCTGCTGCGAGTGTTCTTGTCTGGATTAGTTGTACTAAGGAGACTACGGAGGAACCGTTTGTTTCTACAGATAACTGTGACTGTAAGGGTAAAGCTTCGGTGGTGGTAAAAAATATGACTGCCCGGATCACTGAGCGTAGAAGTATACTTCTGAAAGATGTTGACTACAGCAAAGTGGCTTACCGAGAATTATTCCCTTGTGATACCTCCAAAATTTCGGGCTTGCCTACTTCCAAAGAGGGAGAGTATGGTTATTCTGTTAGCGGTGATCTTAGACCGCCGTGTATTACTAATGGAGTCGCCTATTTCTGGTCAATAGATTTGCTCTCAATTGATAAGAAGTAGTTAGATATTTCTAAGATTATTGACCAAAGTCATAGGCTTGCTGATTCCAGTCAAAATCGAATAACGTAACGTTAGTTATACAACAGGGCTGGAAAAAGTACAATATGTTTTAAGACATTAATTAGACCATAAATTGTAGTTATCTGAGATTATATGAAAGGGATAGGCATTGGTGTGGCTGTTATGCTAGTTAGTCTAGCTGGATGGAAAGTCTTCAGAGAGCCTAGAAATGTTGCTCAGATTAATTTCAGTGGTCAAAATTGGTCTTTTCCCCGAACTGTTCAAGAAGCTGTTAGTGAGCATCAACTGGCCTACAAGTCTCCTGGCTTTTATTACAAATTCAATCAATCACCAGACTATCAGATTCGACTTTTACCTATCTATCAGGCTAACGACTTACTCAATGAACATCAACCAAAGCAGCACCTGTATAATCGACCTATCCAAGCGTATTTATTCAAATTACGTGATACAGGCTTAACATTTGATTCGCTTTTAGCTGCTCTTCGAACTGAGTATAAAATTCCTTTTCAAATCGAGCGTGACTCTGTGCTAGTTGGACACCAAAAGAAAGAGGCAGAAGCTTTAGCCCTAGCCACCCTATCTGAGCATATCAATGTGGGCTTGATCAAGCCTTATACTGAACCACTAGCCAAGAAAGAAGTAACCTTAGGTATCTATTACGACCTTCCTTTATCAGACTTAAAGTACTCCCTAAAAAGCAACGCTTATTAAAAAAGCCAAGAAATTGATTCCCGCTAGTGTTGCTAAATCATGTACTTTTTCCATCCCTGTTGTATAACTACGATTATGTTAATGAACTTCTTTTAGAAAACTCCTTTTTTATTTTCACCATGTGATCTTGAAAACGTCTGGTTTCGAGAGAATAAGTTTCTGAAATCAAAACTTCACCGTTATTCATGTTGACCTTTTTAGAGTCTGGTAAGGCTGACTGGTAGTCGCATTGATAACAAAGGCTCGACGACTGAATCACTAGGGCAATTGGAATTAAGGAAGTCAGCTTGGTGAAATTTCTTAGTAGTAAAATCAACCCTAGTAAAATGGCAGGTACGCTCAAAAGCTGACCCATATTAAGGCTCATACTATCTTCAAAAGTAACCTGGTTTTCTTTGAAGAACTCCCAGACAAAGCGGAGACCAAATATCCAAACCAAAGAGAGGCCTAACATAGTCCCCGATGCGGCTTGGCTGCGGTAGTTTTTCCAATACCAGAACAAGCCAAAGAACAAGATTAGGTAAGATAACGATTCATAGAGTTGAGTAGGATGACGAGGTACATGACTAAACTGATGATCTCTTAAGAAGACGAAAGCCCAAGGTACATCAGTGGGTTTACCGAAAATTTCGGAGTTCATCAGGTTACCGAATCGAATAAAAGCCCCTGCTAAAGCCCCCACAATGCAAATTCGATCACTAACCCATAGAAACGTCTGATTACTGATTTGACTTGACTGTCGACGTGAGTAAAGCCAAAGCCCTATAGCGACGCCTATTATACCGCCATGACTAGCTAAGCCGCTAAAGGGGGGTGTTATGATGTATAATGGATTTTGAATAAACACAGTGGGCTCATAAAACAAAAAGTGGCCTAATCTTGCCCCCAAAATAGTCGAAGCCACTATTGTTATTAGCAACGAATCTACATCAGAAAGGGGCTTCTTCTCAGTTCTAAAAATGTGGGTCATAATCTGAACGCCAACTAGGAATCCAGTAGCGAACAGCAAGCCATACCATTTTATGGGAAAAGAGCCAATACGAAAGATCTCAGGATCAACATTCCAAATGATGTATTGAAGCATGTTTTCTGTTATATAAATGGCGTTATGTTAGCTAAAGTACAAATACACCATATAATACCGTTTCAATAAACGCTCCATTCCCGCAACACGTTACACGTGAAGGATCGAAGTAGCTTTCAGCGTATGTGACTGATATGAAGTTAGCTATCGCATATTTACGAAAGCCCTACGATTGCTCTGCGATTACTCCCCCAATCAACTCCTTAATTGCTCTCTAACCTTCGCATATATGCGATAGCTATGCGACACTAGCAATGGTAACACCTCAAAACTGTCGCAGATATGCGATTGCCGTGCGGCAGTGACGCTAATTCCGATCCTGAACCTTTGCAGATATGCAATAGCAGTGCAAAAGCTAGTCCAAAACGACGATCAATACAAGGCTGAACCTTTGCAAATATGCAATAGCGGTGCAATAGCAATGCAAAAGCCGGATGAAATCGATGATAATTCTAGTCCTGAACTGTCGCATATATGCGATTGCGATGCGATTGCCGTGCGATTGCCATGCGACAGTGACGCTAATTCCAATCCTGAACTGTCGCAGATATGCGATTGCGATGCGGACAACAA contains the following coding sequences:
- a CDS encoding antA/AntB antirepressor family protein; its protein translation is MKELIAITTGGQGSPVVSARELHRFLGNRRQFADWIKNRIRQYELVEGQDYISVSQNSETGGRMIEYALTLDTAKELSMVERTPKGKQARQYFIDCEKRLHKRAPALPSSLLVDHAHRIADLEQQLKQMIDSQQQAARSLLDIPRSSEILPEETTRIKVQRLVNAYCRAKSVGQQEVWRKVYDRLYYLYKINIRAHKRSERESWLDVVDRKGYMDKVYAIASAELTYEEE
- a CDS encoding LytR/AlgR family response regulator transcription factor, with product MRALIYTRETGQGVSPATPDPSAIAADLIVRIEGRSNYAIVHTKDGSAHLIAKGLSVLAKQLPTFWRVHKSHLVNPHYVAGSVGSVRFNALLRLTTGFSVPVSRRQRAAICAKLSPLSFL
- a CDS encoding sensor histidine kinase, coding for MAKVTDPYGDQINQLKEYLYARRESILNQWRTRCSIDEDLHTRTSFSREEFNDQLPVLLNILTQRLASEPPETAPVERAGQHGLHRRQRGYSLAELMNELAKFYAILEEEIGQFLDLYPQTLPTVVAQAHSQLLRLSQEMGMGSVMYYDQLRQTATAEQVQTLELSLDKLHQLTKQRGHHLRQASHDLRGSFGIASSAAQLLQLPTDEAQRTQFLDMLSRNLKDTEHMLNQLLDYSRLEAGQESLHSKSFDAAQLLHSLVKGAQSVAKSKNLLLKADGPDKLAVVGDELKVQRLVQNLLVNALKYTQQGWVSVSWAMENDTRWIISVQDTGPGFSAGPTALLADQLQSLAQPTSSHQPEGPATYPSDAIPATSEQKDQPSQPKADGEGIGLFIVKRLCELMKGSMDIETSDRGTLIRIRLLVNQRLSEQGR
- a CDS encoding toprim domain-containing protein yields the protein MATYDELGIDVKLHGSRNQKVKCPMCSHQRKDKRDKSLSVDLTRGLYNCHYCSWHGFVTDKTDEEIRQDRKKYAKPEPIELPLNENTVRWFNQQRGIDPETLQYFRVSESKEWMPERDGHAAGKRSCINFNYFRDGEKVNVKYRDKLKCFRLTKDAELVLYNLDSLKNRTDCLICEGEIDAMTFYQAGHYGAVSVPNGASKGSAKLEYLDNCWPSLEKMQKIIIAVDGDQAGEFLKNELIRRFGKHRCWVVEYPADCKDANEVLLKHGVETVRTLWQSAVSPPLESVLLVDDLRAELEDIALNGWPKSDAIGYSGFDHLLRFRRGEVTTVTGIPGHGKGEFTDQIAIRLASRHGWKAGVFSYEEPSFIKIIKLCQKYTGLPYYRSDKNAMMNAAQRNVALNFVNDHFFFIDIDTVDLTIDGILDKGRELVLRKGIDLLIIDPYNCIESKRQAFQSETEYVSEVMGKITRFARLNDVHVFLVAHPTKMRKDDKGNYYVPTLYDIAGSSNFFNKTYNGLCVYRNYETNTANVHVQKVKFFFNGQLGSQTFQFDAHTGRYAEEGHPVWQTEIEYQQKRKVQLAMDLEPSTPPSAEASQPEPPKPTDSTSFQDPLDKEDVPF
- the lgt gene encoding prolipoprotein diacylglyceryl transferase, whose protein sequence is MLQYIIWNVDPEIFRIGSFPIKWYGLLFATGFLVGVQIMTHIFRTEKKPLSDVDSLLITIVASTILGARLGHFLFYEPTVFIQNPLYIITPPFSGLASHGGIIGVAIGLWLYSRRQSSQISNQTFLWVSDRICIVGALAGAFIRFGNLMNSEIFGKPTDVPWAFVFLRDHQFSHVPRHPTQLYESLSYLILFFGLFWYWKNYRSQAASGTMLGLSLVWIFGLRFVWEFFKENQVTFEDSMSLNMGQLLSVPAILLGLILLLRNFTKLTSLIPIALVIQSSSLCYQCDYQSALPDSKKVNMNNGEVLISETYSLETRRFQDHMVKIKKEFSKRSSLT
- a CDS encoding phage integrase SAM-like domain-containing protein, with the translated sequence MYNSLFINFYFRKSTTDATLGSVNVRVTVNGKRITLGTVTSVADSSLPKSVMIQRDHWDKRKLKVKPQSPHAVLLNKAIGECEQKLQKVYAQHESFDQKMTANGLKGVVKHGQRMLLTFPALIDKFLEEKVALKTKASTVDTYRFKIRPLLAFLESENASDLPAVDFTPGTLKRYRTYLITQRGNSDRNADKSCQVVKTLLLWAAESELIHKNPLMNIRIRVDKTPNLECVTQEELTVLREAVLLPQMREVADCFEFACYTGLAYQDMKTLSPKNLQLVEGKHCIVGYRMKTGTEYCIPVTERVWALMDKYEGVNLPLPALDDYNPLLRQIMFTVGIDKRITSHTARKTFADWCINEVGLSEEATIVAMGQKNAKELTPYRKTRPKRLLAEFPTDLMRRQIDRVPFKQIVKAS
- a CDS encoding response regulator; protein product: MIYIVDDKADNRFLLEQTLKRNCHYKDPIQSLPDGYYLLQHMATVTELPQLILLDLHMPLLNGYQTLKGLKQHLDWQTIPVVIISADASEQEVEACYGEGADMVLIRCLDWRAYSASLRAICQRWL